Proteins encoded by one window of Ignavibacteriota bacterium:
- a CDS encoding PAS domain S-box protein: MQTTITEFWWIFSIATSVYLTLAIGFISVTMYSQKRFIKSQEEKYKLLRENEERFRAMVEYSPVPTAVLIGNVFMYVNKAVVEVLGTSFMNDVLGKSVLDFVEEKSREHAVTSLSRFTGKQLPLETTELKMKRLDEKIIDTEISSIPILYSDVPAALLIIHDITKTKEAEAQLKDISRKIIDAQEAERMRFSRELHDGVNQTLFIVKGHVETVERKTLPLVNNGIKNLSHILDPLRDAMKEIQRISRNLRPSSLDDFGLGAAVRSKVEDFCTRTQMRAHLTGLPSHRLAPEIELALFRITQEAFNNIEKHSYATNIYVNYEETDSTIILTVSDDGVGINMERLAAQLSTSGVGMTTMKERAKLIGGSFAFSSAVGKGTTIVVQTPKRYPVEEPEEL; this comes from the coding sequence ATGCAAACAACAATAACAGAATTTTGGTGGATATTTTCGATAGCGACTTCCGTGTATCTTACGCTCGCCATCGGATTTATTTCCGTAACGATGTACAGTCAGAAACGATTCATCAAATCTCAGGAAGAAAAATACAAACTCCTCCGGGAGAATGAAGAACGGTTTCGTGCGATGGTGGAATATTCTCCCGTCCCGACGGCGGTCCTCATTGGCAATGTATTTATGTATGTGAACAAGGCGGTGGTCGAAGTTCTCGGTACATCGTTCATGAACGACGTGCTGGGGAAATCGGTGTTGGATTTCGTTGAAGAGAAATCCCGCGAACATGCCGTGACATCACTATCGAGATTTACCGGGAAACAGTTGCCGCTCGAAACAACGGAACTGAAAATGAAACGGCTCGATGAAAAAATCATTGACACGGAAATATCGAGCATCCCGATTTTGTATAGCGACGTCCCGGCGGCGCTTCTCATTATTCACGATATAACCAAAACAAAAGAGGCGGAGGCGCAACTCAAGGATATCTCCCGCAAGATTATTGATGCACAGGAGGCGGAACGCATGAGGTTTTCCCGCGAACTCCACGACGGTGTAAACCAGACCCTCTTTATCGTAAAAGGGCATGTCGAAACGGTGGAACGGAAAACGCTTCCCTTAGTCAATAATGGCATCAAAAACCTCTCTCACATCCTTGACCCCCTGAGAGATGCAATGAAAGAGATACAAAGAATTTCCCGTAACCTGCGCCCCAGTTCGCTGGATGATTTCGGACTCGGCGCGGCAGTCCGTAGTAAAGTGGAAGATTTCTGTACACGAACACAGATGCGCGCTCATCTTACCGGATTACCTTCTCACCGGTTGGCTCCTGAAATCGAACTTGCGCTGTTCCGTATTACTCAGGAAGCGTTCAACAATATTGAAAAGCATTCGTATGCGACCAATATCTATGTCAATTACGAAGAAACAGATTCAACCATTATCCTGACAGTTTCCGATGACGGAGTCGGAATAAACATGGAACGGCTCGCGGCGCAATTATCCACCTCGGGCGTAGGTATGACCACAATGAAAGAACGGGCAAAACTTATTGGCGGCAGTTTTGCCTTCAGTTCAGCGGTCGGGAAAGGGACAACAATCGTCGTTCAGACGCCGAAACGTTACCCTGTTGAAGAGCCGGAAGAATTGTAG